CATAGTTGGACTACCCGGCCTTGATTATAAATATAATAAGTGTTATTAATTTTAAAGTTTTTTGTTGCTTTAAACTTGCTTTAATTAGGTAATTGTTATGACGATTGATAAGAGTTGGATTAAAATACGACATCCATTTGATCCTGACTTTACCAGTGGTCTTGATGCATTTATTGAGAGGTGTAAAAACAATTTGAATTCGCTCGGTAAGTGTAGTTGCCCGTGTAAACATTGTGGTAATACAGTTTTTCTTAAACCTAAACATATAAAAGAACATATTATTTTAAATGGGTTTGAACCCtcttatactatgtggcggtatcAAGGTGAACTACCACAACCACCCGAAATACACAACACAACGAACCCTCTAAAAAATTTCTTGCACGATATTGAGTTGGAGCGAGAACCTAATTATGCGGCTGAAGATCCGAATGACGATGAGACTATGGATTACACGACCGCAACTCTTCTTGAGGATTTAATTGACTCCACCCAAACCGAGCTATATGCTGGTAGCAGGTTGTCCTCATTAGAGTTTTTAGCCAAGTTAACACACCTTAAGGTCTTGAATAGATGGACGAATACTTCATTCGACCAATTGTTAGAATTACTCGTACAATCACATCCTCCAGATAACACAATTCCGAAATCATTTTACAAAACCAAGAAGTGGATGAGAAAGATCGGTTTAGGGTATGAAGCGATACATGCTTGTAAGAATGATTGTTGTTTGTTTTATAAAGAATACAAAGATTTGGAAAACCGTCCAATATGTAACGCGAGTAGATGGAAACATGAACGCACATCGGGGAAGAAAGTTCCTAATAAAGTTTTGCGTTATTTTCCAGTAACTCCAAGACTAAAACGTTTGTACAGTTCTAGATACACTGCAAAAGATATGATTTGGCATGCTACTGGGCGGTGCACTGAAGATGGTAAGATGCGTCATCCGGTAGATGGTCGATCTTGGAGAGAAATTGACAAAAGATATCCAAATTTTGCACGTGAACCCAGAAACGTTCAATTAGGGTTGGCTGCTGATGGTTTCAATCCATTTGGCAACATGAATAATGCTTACAGCATGTGGCCAGTAATATTGACAACGTACAATACACCGCCGTGGATATGTATGAAAGAAAGTTCTCTTATGTTGACTCTGTTAATTCCTGGTCCTAAATCACCTGGAAAAGATATTGATGTTTACTTGAGGCCTTTAGTTGATGAACTGAAGATTTTATGGTCCGAAGGAGTTGTTGCGCATGACTCAGTTACAAACACATATTTTCAAATGAAAGCAATGCTTATTTGGACCATAAATGATTATCCTGCCCGTGGTAGTTTGTCCGGTTGGAGTGGCCAAGGCTATAAAGCATGCCCTACATGTAACGAGGACACTCCTGCTATGCGTGTAGAAAACAAAATTGTTTATGTCAGTAACAGACAAAACCTTGAACCGAATCACCCATACAGAGAAAGCTTACAATTCAATGGTAAGGTTGATCATACCCCAAAACCTAGAAAGTTCAAAGTGCATGAGATCGAAAAGCAACTTGAAGATTTGTTGCCAGTTGGTAATGCCGGAAAGAATCATACAAATGGACTAAAAAGAAAACGTCCCCCTAAGTGTCCTCACAACTGGACTAAAATTTCTATTTTTCGGGAACTTGAATATTGGAAATATCTTCCACTACAACACAACTTAGATGTCATGCATATTGAAAAGAATGTGTTGGAGGCTATTTTGGGTACCTTATTAATGAATGACAAGTCCAAAGACACTCACAATGCACGAGTTGACTTGGAAAAATTAGGAATTCGAGAAGATTTGTGGCTCAAACCTAAGACCGCCGGTAAAAAGGATGGGCAATTCTTGAAACCTCATGCACAATACTCCTTAAATTCTGAAGACATGGTAAGTTTTTGTAAATTCATTAAAGAAGTTAAACTTCCAGATGGGTTTGGATCAAACTTTAGGCATAAAGTGAACAAGGATAATAACAACATTACGAACATGAAATCTCATGATTGCCATATCATGATGCAACGATTATTACCGGTCGGAGTTAACGCGTTTTTGCACCCTACTATTTCTACACCAATAATGCAGTTGTGTGCATTCTTTAAGCAAATTTGTGCTCGAGAGTTAATGGTATCAGATATGTTGAAAGCTCAAAAACAAGTGGTTAAATTGTTATGTACTTTCGTGTTAATTTATCCTCCAGCTTTTTTTGACATAATGATTCATTTGGTAATGCATTTACCGGAAGAGGCTATAATGGGAGGGCCTGTTTACATGAGGTGGATGTATCCAATTGAGAGATACATGAAAAAACTAAAAAATTATGTTAGAAATAAAGCTAAGCCTGAAGGTTGTATAGCTGAGGGGTACGTTGCCGATGAAGCATTAACTGCATGTTCAATGTCCCTTGAAGGTATACAAACGAGATTTAATCATCCTGACAGATATGCTGACGGGCCATCTAGGTCATGTGAGTTTCGTGTCTTCAAATCGTTATGTAATTTTATCAGTAAAGGTGTGTTCAAATCTCTGGCCCGGGATATTCAGGATAAACTTCACTGGTATGTACTCAACAATTGTTCTGACATCGACGAATACAAAAAGTAAGTCATTTTACTAAAACATGAGTTTATAATGACTTAACTACGTAAACGTTGCTCATACTAACAATTCTTTTTGAACATTTACAGTCAATTTAAAACAGAGTACCCCAATATGGACATAAAAACAAATTTTCCAAGTTGGTTCACCAACAAGGtaaactcattatatatatatatatatatatatat
This genomic stretch from Rutidosis leptorrhynchoides isolate AG116_Rl617_1_P2 chromosome 11, CSIRO_AGI_Rlap_v1, whole genome shotgun sequence harbors:
- the LOC139874938 gene encoding uncharacterized protein, with amino-acid sequence MTIDKSWIKIRHPFDPDFTSGLDAFIERCKNNLNSLGKCSCPCKHCGNTVFLKPKHIKEHIILNGFEPSYTMWRYQGELPQPPEIHNTTNPLKNFLHDIELEREPNYAAEDPNDDETMDYTTATLLEDLIDSTQTELYAGSRLSSLEFLAKLTHLKVLNRWTNTSFDQLLELLVQSHPPDNTIPKSFYKTKKWMRKIGLGYEAIHACKNDCCLFYKEYKDLENRPICNASRWKHERTSGKKVPNKVLRYFPVTPRLKRLYSSRYTAKDMIWHATGRCTEDGKMRHPVDGRSWREIDKRYPNFAREPRNVQLGLAADGFNPFGNMNNAYSMWPVILTTYNTPPWICMKESSLMLTLLIPGPKSPGKDIDVYLRPLVDELKILWSEGVVAHDSVTNTYFQMKAMLIWTINDYPARGSLSGWSGQGYKACPTCNEDTPAMRVENKIVYVSNRQNLEPNHPYRESLQFNGKVDHTPKPRKFKVHEIEKQLEDLLPVGNAGKNHTNGLKRKRPPKCPHNWTKISIFRELEYWKYLPLQHNLDVMHIEKNVLEAILGTLLMNDKSKDTHNARVDLEKLGIREDLWLKPKTAGKKDGQFLKPHAQYSLNSEDMVSFCKFIKEVKLPDGFGSNFRHKVNKDNNNITNMKSHDCHIMMQRLLPVGVNAFLHPTISTPIMQLCAFFKQICARELMVSDMLKAQKQVVKLLCTFVLIYPPAFFDIMIHLVMHLPEEAIMGGPVYMRWMYPIERYMKKLKNYVRNKAKPEGCIAEGYVADEALTACSMSLEGIQTRFNHPDRYADGPSRSCEFRVFKSLCNFISKGVFKSLARDIQDKLHWYVLNNCSDIDEYKNQFKTEYPNMDIKTNFPSWFTNKIRELRFVVSNRDDRRTTQNSGISTLTDEGSPVSKYYGRLEDIVELHYAGVFSVVLFRCRWFKTENTRKHKRLVTVNNITSIDTKDEWYQDDQHILATQDQQVFYIDDPSKTSTSWKVIHEVNHRKIWDRDIIEDTIGDVVHDTNSSDLSLDADLDNMTYTSMSIPGDATPIQFNRPINEVNDDDEDDDDDDIVELDPLVLPHDICDDDDDVVADDDLNPQIPRNEAFSSDDDDEY